A single region of the Halorubrum depositum genome encodes:
- a CDS encoding DUF5786 family protein, whose amino-acid sequence MGAYDEAEHERREKKTSEVDADFDAERPEYSGSLTYDSGDSAEALLDKFQELQGE is encoded by the coding sequence ATGGGTGCCTACGACGAGGCCGAACACGAGCGTCGCGAAAAGAAGACCAGCGAAGTCGACGCCGACTTCGACGCCGAGCGGCCGGAGTACTCCGGGTCGCTCACCTACGACTCCGGCGACTCCGCGGAGGCACTCCTCGACAAGTTCCAGGAGCTGCAGGGCGAGTGA
- a CDS encoding DUF7530 family protein, which produces MSRNYGETWVYESLVGGIPGLGISRTLAVAIQFLLFQVGVLALGWYYGLWDAVLAGTVAVLVAAIGSVEMHRLGAANRRLSTPPEHKRLLFGSSIEIVLGVLAFIALLTYVIAWDGTLIERLFGLDPPVPVVYLTLLILWDLTYRIGTSWWSAVVALWRAVNVDLAPSEASRVRRLDAENVGFSVLQLALVPFLLEEPILLGAVVGHVLAVAIVCSVAIALT; this is translated from the coding sequence GTGAGCCGGAACTACGGCGAGACGTGGGTGTACGAGAGCCTCGTCGGCGGGATCCCCGGTCTGGGGATCTCCCGCACGCTCGCGGTCGCGATCCAGTTCCTGCTGTTCCAGGTCGGCGTCCTCGCGCTCGGCTGGTACTACGGGCTGTGGGACGCCGTCCTCGCGGGGACGGTCGCCGTCCTCGTCGCGGCGATCGGCAGCGTCGAGATGCACCGGCTCGGCGCCGCGAACCGCCGCCTCTCGACGCCGCCCGAGCACAAGCGGCTGCTGTTCGGGTCGAGCATCGAGATCGTCCTCGGCGTGCTCGCGTTCATCGCGCTGCTCACGTACGTGATCGCGTGGGACGGGACGCTGATCGAGCGCCTGTTCGGTCTCGACCCCCCGGTTCCGGTGGTGTACCTCACCCTGCTGATCCTCTGGGACCTCACCTACCGGATCGGCACGTCGTGGTGGAGCGCGGTCGTCGCGCTCTGGCGGGCGGTGAACGTCGACCTCGCCCCGAGCGAGGCGTCCCGAGTCAGGCGCCTCGACGCGGAGAACGTCGGCTTCTCCGTCCTCCAGTTAGCGCTCGTCCCCTTCCTGCTCGAGGAGCCGATCCTGCTCGGGGCCGTCGTCGGCCACGTCCTCGCGGTCGCGATCGTCTGCTCGGTCGCGATCGCGTTGACCTGA
- a CDS encoding NAD(P)H-binding protein gives MRVLVTGATGFVGTRLVPTLLDRGHEVVALVRDADDYAAPAGARVVEGDLLEPDTLPPAFEVDGDPVDTAYYLVHSMDGGPGYEERDRDCATNFVEAASAAGVDRVIYLGGLGEDREELSEHLRSRREVERILATGDPDLTTLRAAIIIGAGSASFDVIHGLASRLPVMTTPKWVDTLCQPIAIDDVVGYLTGVLEVPETRDDTFEIGGPDVLTYAEILRRTRRQLGHKLWIVRVPVLSPELSAKWLRLVTDVNPYLARSLVEGLRNTVIVEDDRIRDLVPIEQTPFEVAVARAIDRPHRGDPTDEVPATDVEVEL, from the coding sequence ATGCGCGTGCTCGTCACCGGTGCCACCGGATTCGTCGGGACCCGACTCGTCCCGACGCTCCTCGACCGCGGCCACGAGGTCGTCGCCTTGGTCCGCGACGCCGACGACTACGCCGCGCCCGCGGGGGCCCGCGTCGTCGAGGGCGACCTCCTCGAGCCCGACACTCTCCCGCCGGCGTTCGAGGTCGACGGCGACCCGGTCGACACCGCCTACTACCTCGTTCACTCCATGGACGGCGGCCCCGGCTACGAGGAGCGCGACCGCGACTGCGCGACCAACTTCGTCGAGGCCGCGTCGGCCGCCGGCGTCGACCGCGTGATCTACCTCGGCGGCCTCGGCGAGGACCGCGAGGAGCTCTCCGAACACCTCCGATCCCGCCGCGAGGTCGAGCGGATCCTCGCGACGGGCGACCCGGACCTGACCACGCTGCGCGCGGCGATCATCATCGGCGCCGGGAGCGCGAGCTTCGACGTCATCCACGGCCTCGCGAGCCGGCTGCCGGTGATGACGACGCCGAAATGGGTCGACACGCTCTGTCAGCCGATCGCGATCGACGACGTCGTCGGCTACCTCACCGGCGTCCTCGAAGTCCCCGAGACCCGCGACGACACGTTCGAGATCGGCGGGCCCGACGTCTTGACCTACGCCGAGATCCTCCGCCGGACGCGCCGACAGCTCGGGCACAAGCTGTGGATCGTCCGGGTGCCGGTGTTGAGCCCGGAGCTGTCGGCGAAGTGGCTCCGACTGGTGACCGACGTGAACCCCTACCTCGCCCGCTCGCTGGTCGAGGGGCTCCGCAACACCGTGATCGTCGAGGACGACCGGATCCGCGACCTCGTTCCGATCGAACAGACGCCCTTCGAGGTCGCCGTCGCGAGGGCGATCGACCGGCCCCACCGCGGCGACCCGACCGACGAGGTCCCGGCGACCGACGTCGAGGTCGAACTGTGA
- a CDS encoding MBL fold metallo-hydrolase, producing the protein MHAGEYEPVRGVPDLYVHDTGMFDTDEYGAVYVYDAERPVVVDTGTGANREALYETIAEVGIDREELAWILPTHAHLDHAGGAGHLAQRYPNAEVVVPEKGVRHLVDPGALVAGTKSAVEEQWEYYDEPEPVPEDRISGLAEGDRIDLGDRELVVHEAPGHAPHHAIYHDPDADVVFAADAAGIYVPAVDGIEPTTPPPQFDLDQCLADVRTIEELDPDYLCFGHFGPREYEAELAGEIKRAYVEWVEAIREKREELDDDDAVVEHFEAASRDVEFWNPERARANASLNVRGVLAYLDYVAENEGE; encoded by the coding sequence ATGCACGCAGGCGAGTACGAGCCGGTTCGCGGAGTGCCGGACCTGTACGTCCACGACACCGGGATGTTCGACACCGACGAGTACGGGGCCGTGTACGTGTACGACGCCGAGCGCCCGGTCGTGGTCGACACCGGCACCGGCGCGAACCGCGAGGCGCTGTACGAGACGATAGCCGAGGTCGGGATCGACCGCGAGGAGCTGGCGTGGATCCTGCCGACCCACGCTCACCTCGACCACGCGGGCGGAGCGGGTCACCTCGCGCAGCGCTACCCGAACGCGGAGGTCGTCGTGCCGGAGAAGGGCGTTCGACACCTCGTCGACCCGGGGGCGCTCGTCGCCGGGACGAAGTCCGCGGTGGAAGAGCAGTGGGAGTACTACGACGAGCCCGAGCCGGTCCCCGAAGATCGGATCTCGGGGCTCGCGGAGGGCGACCGGATCGATCTCGGCGACCGCGAGCTGGTCGTCCACGAGGCGCCGGGACACGCCCCGCACCACGCGATCTACCACGACCCCGACGCCGACGTCGTCTTCGCGGCCGACGCGGCCGGGATCTACGTCCCCGCGGTCGACGGGATCGAGCCGACGACGCCGCCGCCGCAGTTCGACCTCGACCAGTGCCTCGCCGACGTCCGGACGATCGAGGAACTTGATCCCGACTATCTCTGTTTCGGTCACTTCGGCCCCCGCGAGTACGAGGCGGAGCTGGCCGGCGAGATAAAACGGGCGTACGTCGAGTGGGTGGAGGCGATCCGGGAGAAGCGCGAGGAGCTCGACGACGACGACGCGGTCGTCGAGCACTTCGAGGCGGCGAGCCGAGACGTCGAGTTCTGGAACCCCGAGCGCGCCCGCGCCAACGCGAGCCTGAACGTTCGGGGCGTCCTCGCGTATCTCGACTACGTCGCGGAGAACGAGGGTGAGTGA
- the pspAB gene encoding PspA-associated protein PspAB, with translation MGIFDTIRAVLGTSAETDATREADPEDLFGMSTAYMTMEADLGYDHCGEAALCFSGVDSTRFDDAVETVEAILEAGEIETGTGFHRHEDDHGYQWFVLEDDDPEDLVTSVHFAADQFIEEGFGSRLLAAVFGFERGDTDAYWIYSFRRGAYYPFSPKGTSDRNQQVEFKLQSVLDGELGVEDDESYWYPLWPDEPGNRPWE, from the coding sequence ATGGGCATCTTCGACACGATCCGCGCCGTGCTCGGGACGAGCGCCGAGACGGACGCGACCCGCGAGGCCGACCCCGAGGACCTCTTCGGGATGTCGACCGCGTACATGACGATGGAGGCCGACCTCGGCTACGACCACTGCGGGGAGGCCGCGCTCTGCTTTTCCGGGGTGGACAGCACCCGCTTCGACGACGCCGTCGAGACCGTCGAGGCCATCCTCGAGGCCGGCGAGATCGAGACCGGCACGGGGTTCCACCGCCACGAGGACGACCACGGCTACCAGTGGTTCGTGCTCGAGGACGACGACCCGGAGGACCTCGTGACGAGCGTCCACTTCGCGGCCGACCAGTTCATCGAGGAGGGGTTCGGCTCCCGGTTGCTCGCGGCCGTCTTCGGCTTCGAGCGCGGAGACACCGACGCCTACTGGATCTACTCGTTCCGGCGCGGCGCGTACTACCCCTTCTCGCCGAAGGGGACGAGCGACCGGAACCAGCAGGTCGAGTTCAAGCTCCAGTCCGTCCTCGACGGGGAGCTCGGCGTAGAGGACGACGAGTCGTACTGGTACCCGCTGTGGCCGGACGAGCCCGGGAACCGCCCGTGGGAGTGA
- a CDS encoding IMPACT family protein, which translates to MTDTTYLTVAEPATATFEVRGSEFLGHVAPVDTVAEAEAFIERVEEEYDDASHNVPAYRVPAGAASERTPGSDPMLREYSSDDGEPSGSAGKPALNVLQQREIRNVVAVVTRYYGGTNLGVGGLARAYSRAVKDGVDEAGVVEERPHRRLVVETAYDDSGTVRGVIESSGVDFDADYDERVRFELRVPVAEVDELVERLNSATSGRVEIDR; encoded by the coding sequence GTGACGGACACCACGTACCTGACGGTCGCGGAGCCCGCGACGGCGACGTTCGAGGTCCGCGGCTCGGAGTTCCTCGGCCACGTCGCCCCGGTCGACACGGTCGCGGAGGCCGAGGCGTTCATCGAGCGGGTCGAAGAGGAGTACGACGACGCGAGCCACAACGTGCCGGCGTACCGGGTGCCGGCCGGCGCGGCGTCCGAGCGGACGCCCGGAAGCGACCCCATGCTCCGGGAGTACTCCTCCGACGACGGCGAGCCCTCCGGGTCGGCCGGGAAGCCGGCGCTCAACGTGCTCCAGCAGCGCGAGATCCGCAACGTCGTCGCGGTGGTGACCCGCTACTACGGCGGGACGAACCTCGGCGTCGGGGGGCTCGCGCGCGCCTACTCGCGGGCGGTGAAGGACGGTGTCGACGAGGCCGGCGTCGTCGAGGAGCGGCCGCACCGGCGGCTGGTCGTGGAGACCGCGTACGACGACTCCGGCACGGTTCGAGGCGTGATCGAGTCTTCGGGCGTCGATTTCGACGCCGACTACGACGAGCGCGTGCGGTTCGAGCTCCGCGTTCCGGTGGCCGAGGTCGACGAGCTGGTCGAGCGGCTCAACAGCGCGACGAGCGGTCGGGTCGAGATCGACCGGTAG
- a CDS encoding DNA-directed DNA polymerase II small subunit → MPLESNARIVKELARRGYNAEREAVTLLASAPDSATALESAVDRAPDDALRITADHVRAAVGSDDVAYSEITTGSDADPAADSGPPSGSNPDSALDTRRSPVETEGSGDDVRADSTDGRSDRDADRRELEVGNDMTGRSTGTGEYADFVRTFRDRYERLSKVLRGRVNHRPAEAIADMPGGSDAAMIGLVNDVRSTKSGHWLVELEDTTGTFPALVMKDKGLADVVDEILMDECVAVEGTLADDSGILFADSLHFPDVPRTHRTGAADRHVQAALISDVHVGSDEFMADAWSRFTDWLHTPEAEPVEYILLAGDMVEGVGVYPDQDEELEIVDIYDQYEAFSEHLKEVPADTEIVMIPGNHDAVRLAEPQPGFNDEIRSIMDVHDAQIVSNPATVSVEGVEVLMYHGVSLDEVIAELPEEKASYDEPHKAMYQLLKKRHVAPQFGGHTRVAPEERDYLVIEDVPDVFHTGHVHKLGWGKYHNVLAVNSGCWQAQTDFQKSVNIDPDAGYAPILDLDTLEMTVRKFA, encoded by the coding sequence GTGCCGCTGGAGTCGAACGCCCGGATCGTCAAGGAGCTCGCCAGGCGGGGCTACAACGCGGAGCGAGAGGCGGTCACTCTCCTGGCGAGCGCGCCCGACTCCGCAACAGCCCTCGAATCGGCCGTCGACCGCGCGCCCGACGACGCCCTCCGGATCACCGCCGACCACGTCCGCGCGGCGGTCGGATCTGACGACGTCGCCTATTCCGAGATCACGACCGGCTCCGACGCTGACCCCGCCGCCGACTCCGGACCCCCGTCCGGCTCGAACCCCGACTCAGCCCTTGATACGCGGCGATCTCCAGTCGAAACGGAGGGGTCTGGGGATGACGTCCGCGCCGACTCGACCGACGGGCGCTCCGACCGAGACGCGGACCGCAGGGAGCTGGAGGTCGGAAACGACATGACGGGACGGAGCACCGGAACCGGCGAGTACGCCGACTTCGTCCGGACGTTCCGCGACCGCTACGAGCGCCTCTCGAAGGTGCTTCGAGGCCGCGTCAACCACCGTCCCGCGGAGGCGATCGCGGACATGCCCGGCGGCAGCGACGCCGCGATGATCGGGCTCGTCAACGACGTCCGCTCGACGAAGTCGGGCCACTGGCTCGTCGAACTGGAGGACACCACCGGCACGTTCCCCGCGCTGGTGATGAAAGACAAGGGGCTCGCCGACGTCGTCGACGAGATCCTGATGGACGAGTGCGTCGCCGTCGAGGGGACGCTCGCCGACGACTCCGGAATCTTATTCGCCGACTCGCTGCACTTCCCGGACGTCCCCCGAACCCACCGAACCGGCGCGGCCGACCGCCACGTCCAGGCCGCGCTGATCTCCGACGTCCACGTCGGCAGCGACGAGTTCATGGCCGACGCGTGGAGCCGCTTCACCGACTGGCTCCACACGCCCGAGGCGGAGCCGGTCGAGTACATCCTCCTCGCCGGCGACATGGTCGAGGGGGTCGGCGTCTACCCCGATCAGGACGAGGAGCTGGAGATCGTCGACATCTACGACCAGTACGAGGCGTTCTCGGAGCACCTCAAAGAGGTGCCGGCGGACACCGAGATCGTGATGATCCCCGGCAACCACGACGCGGTCCGGCTCGCCGAGCCGCAGCCCGGATTCAACGACGAGATCCGCTCCATCATGGACGTCCACGACGCGCAGATCGTCTCGAACCCGGCCACGGTCAGCGTCGAGGGCGTCGAGGTGCTGATGTACCACGGCGTCTCGCTCGACGAGGTGATCGCGGAGCTCCCCGAGGAGAAGGCGAGCTACGACGAGCCCCACAAGGCGATGTACCAGCTCCTCAAGAAGCGTCACGTCGCCCCGCAGTTCGGCGGTCACACCCGCGTCGCGCCGGAGGAGCGCGACTACCTCGTCATCGAGGACGTCCCGGACGTGTTCCACACCGGCCACGTCCACAAGCTCGGCTGGGGGAAGTACCACAACGTCCTCGCGGTCAACTCGGGCTGCTGGCAGGCTCAGACCGACTTCCAGAAATCCGTCAACATCGATCCCGACGCGGGCTACGCCCCCATCCTCGACCTCGACACGCTGGAGATGACGGTGCGGAAGTTCGCGTAG
- a CDS encoding S26 family signal peptidase: protein MDEGDRPETDGDPAERTEASDDDEEEREVRDETESGGPADAGDADRAVGSGTPPEASDPGESTAPIERADRVDPTAPTEPVEGTESVKRSERSEFSVGTGGEETRAATGGDESPPEESESLAYRFRHDREGALMWVREMLSSVAIVLVIGLILFGISGVWPPMVAVESGSMEPNMEVGDLVFVTEPGRLAPDAADNDVGVVTYEDGRTADYRTFGSYGSVVIYRPPGRTASPIIHRAMFHVEEGENWYDRADDDYHSASGCAELRHCPAPHDGFITLGDNNGAYDQANGLAAPVKAEWLTGVARVRVPYLGYVRLIASGQAELSDVVATTVAAESESADRRQTTGGSGSVGEPVVSGGGSIASAAA from the coding sequence ATGGACGAAGGGGATCGGCCGGAAACCGACGGCGATCCGGCCGAGCGAACCGAGGCGTCGGACGACGACGAAGAGGAACGAGAGGTGCGCGACGAGACGGAATCTGGCGGTCCGGCCGACGCCGGCGATGCTGACCGCGCGGTCGGTTCGGGCACTCCGCCCGAAGCGTCTGATCCGGGCGAGTCGACCGCTCCGATCGAGAGGGCCGATCGGGTCGATCCGACCGCTCCGACCGAGCCCGTCGAGGGCACGGAGTCGGTCAAGCGATCCGAGCGATCCGAGTTCTCGGTGGGCACTGGCGGCGAGGAAACGCGGGCGGCGACGGGTGGTGACGAGTCGCCCCCGGAGGAGTCGGAGAGTCTCGCCTATCGGTTCCGTCACGACAGGGAGGGGGCCCTGATGTGGGTGCGGGAGATGCTCTCCAGCGTGGCTATCGTGCTGGTGATCGGGTTGATTCTGTTCGGGATCAGCGGCGTGTGGCCGCCGATGGTCGCCGTCGAGTCCGGAAGCATGGAGCCCAACATGGAGGTCGGCGACCTCGTCTTCGTCACGGAGCCCGGGCGGCTCGCGCCCGACGCGGCCGACAACGACGTCGGCGTGGTGACGTACGAGGACGGACGGACCGCCGACTACCGGACGTTCGGGTCGTACGGGTCGGTGGTGATATACCGGCCGCCGGGACGGACGGCCTCGCCGATCATCCACCGGGCGATGTTTCACGTCGAGGAAGGGGAAAACTGGTACGACCGCGCCGACGACGACTACCACAGCGCCTCGGGGTGCGCCGAGCTCAGACACTGTCCGGCCCCCCACGACGGGTTCATCACGCTCGGCGACAACAACGGCGCGTACGACCAGGCGAACGGACTCGCGGCGCCGGTCAAGGCCGAGTGGCTGACAGGCGTCGCGCGGGTCCGCGTCCCGTATCTCGGATACGTGCGGCTGATCGCGAGCGGCCAGGCAGAGCTGAGCGACGTGGTCGCGACGACCGTGGCGGCGGAGTCGGAGTCGGCGGATCGGCGGCAGACGACGGGCGGATCCGGATCGGTCGGAGAGCCCGTCGTTTCGGGTGGAGGTTCGATCGCGAGCGCGGCGGCGTGA
- a CDS encoding Cdc6/Cdc18 family protein codes for MDEGENTSQAGESGNSGGEIGDSSTTDGDIDEPPSSLTDREPDSAADVSDKSPESDGQIEETDHPVEEADGRTENSTETDVATATDVDTDTDADTDISADTDVPADTGVSIDTDVDVGSGGRDRSSPDVDFDGVVLDDGDDNQGLFDDLLSGEPIFENKEVLRPSYTPHELPHRNDQINRMATILVSALRGETPSNILIYGKTGTGKTASAKFVSQELESTSQKYDVPCEVEYINCEVTDTQYRVLAQLANTFIEKNQRVIADRLDRYRELRSEASDDPGALTGTEFATLDDLDSRIDELEADADEMEEVPMTGWPTDRVYSTFFEAVDYHERVVVIMLDEIDKLVEKSGDDTLYNLSRMNSELDRSRISIMGISNDLKFTDFLDPRVKSSLGEEEIVFPPYDANQLRDILQHRADIAFKEEALTDDVIPLCAAFAAQEHGDARRALDLLRTAGELAERSQAEIVAEKHVRQAQDKIELDRVVEVVRTLPTQSKIVLFAVILLEKNGVHNINTGEVFNIYKRLCEEIDADVLTQRRVTDLISELDMLGIVNAVVVSKGRYGRTKEMGLSVPVEETEAVLLSDSRLGDIENAQPFVQARFDN; via the coding sequence ATGGACGAAGGAGAGAACACATCACAGGCGGGCGAATCGGGGAACAGCGGCGGGGAAATCGGTGACTCGTCCACGACGGACGGGGATATCGACGAACCTCCTTCGAGCCTGACTGACCGCGAACCTGACTCCGCCGCCGATGTATCCGATAAATCGCCGGAATCTGACGGTCAGATCGAAGAAACCGACCACCCGGTCGAGGAGGCCGACGGCCGAACCGAGAACTCAACAGAAACCGACGTCGCAACAGCAACTGACGTTGATACCGACACGGACGCTGATACCGACATTTCCGCCGACACCGACGTTCCCGCCGACACCGGGGTCTCCATCGACACCGATGTCGACGTCGGAAGCGGCGGCCGCGACCGTTCCTCTCCCGACGTCGACTTCGACGGGGTCGTCCTCGACGACGGCGACGACAACCAGGGGCTGTTCGACGACCTCCTCTCCGGGGAACCGATATTCGAGAACAAGGAGGTGCTCCGTCCGTCCTACACCCCTCACGAGCTCCCGCACCGGAACGACCAGATCAACCGGATGGCGACGATCCTCGTCTCGGCGCTCCGCGGCGAGACGCCCTCGAACATTCTCATCTACGGAAAGACGGGCACCGGGAAGACGGCGTCAGCGAAGTTCGTCTCCCAGGAGCTCGAGTCGACCTCGCAGAAGTACGACGTCCCCTGCGAGGTCGAGTACATCAACTGCGAGGTGACCGACACGCAGTACCGCGTCCTCGCCCAGCTCGCGAACACCTTCATCGAGAAGAACCAGCGGGTCATCGCCGACCGCCTCGACCGCTACCGAGAGCTCAGATCCGAAGCGAGTGACGACCCCGGGGCACTCACCGGAACCGAGTTCGCGACGCTCGACGACCTCGACTCGCGGATCGACGAGCTCGAGGCCGACGCAGATGAGATGGAGGAGGTCCCGATGACCGGGTGGCCGACCGATCGAGTGTACTCGACGTTCTTCGAGGCGGTCGACTACCACGAGCGCGTGGTCGTGATCATGCTCGACGAGATCGACAAGCTCGTCGAGAAGAGCGGCGACGACACCCTGTACAACCTCTCGCGGATGAACTCGGAGCTCGACCGGTCGCGGATATCCATCATGGGGATCTCCAACGACCTGAAGTTCACCGACTTCCTCGACCCCCGCGTCAAGTCCAGCCTCGGCGAGGAGGAGATCGTGTTCCCGCCGTACGACGCGAACCAGCTCCGGGACATCCTCCAGCACCGCGCGGACATCGCGTTCAAAGAGGAGGCGCTCACCGACGACGTGATCCCCCTCTGCGCGGCGTTCGCCGCCCAGGAGCACGGCGACGCCCGTCGCGCGCTGGACCTCCTCCGGACCGCGGGAGAGCTCGCGGAGCGCTCGCAAGCCGAGATCGTCGCCGAGAAACACGTCCGGCAGGCGCAGGACAAGATCGAACTCGACCGCGTCGTCGAGGTCGTCCGGACGCTCCCGACGCAGAGCAAGATCGTCCTCTTCGCCGTGATCCTCTTAGAGAAGAACGGCGTTCACAACATCAACACCGGCGAGGTGTTCAACATCTACAAGCGCCTGTGCGAGGAGATCGACGCGGACGTGCTCACGCAGCGCCGCGTGACCGACCTCATCAGCGAGCTCGACATGCTCGGGATCGTCAACGCGGTCGTCGTCTCCAAGGGCCGCTACGGCCGCACGAAGGAGATGGGCCTCTCGGTCCCCGTCGAGGAGACCGAGGCGGTGCTGCTGTCCGACTCCCGCCTCGGCGACATCGAGAACGCCCAGCCGTTCGTTCAGGCGCGGTTCGACAACTGA
- a CDS encoding Era-like GTP-binding protein, with product MGLLTNLKDSISRVTDGLFAADEPKRIGIYGPPNAGKTTLANRIARDWTGDAVGPESHIPHETRRARRKENVEIERNGRKVTIDIVDTPGVTTKVDYKEFLDHDMEKDDAVRRSREATEGVAEAMHWLREDVDGVIYVLDSSTDPFTQVNTMLIGIIESQDLPALILANKTDLPGADVQQIANAFPQHETIPLSALEGDNMDEVYTKIAEYFG from the coding sequence ATGGGACTGCTCACGAATCTCAAAGACAGCATATCACGGGTCACTGACGGGCTGTTCGCGGCCGACGAACCCAAGCGGATCGGGATCTACGGACCGCCGAACGCCGGAAAGACGACCCTCGCAAACCGGATCGCACGCGACTGGACGGGTGACGCCGTCGGACCCGAGAGCCACATCCCGCACGAGACCCGCCGAGCTCGGCGCAAGGAGAACGTCGAGATCGAGCGGAACGGGCGGAAGGTCACGATCGACATCGTCGACACGCCGGGGGTGACGACGAAGGTCGACTACAAGGAGTTCCTCGACCACGACATGGAGAAGGACGACGCGGTGCGTCGCTCCCGCGAGGCGACCGAAGGGGTCGCGGAGGCGATGCACTGGCTCCGCGAGGACGTCGACGGCGTCATCTACGTCCTCGACTCCTCCACGGACCCGTTCACGCAGGTGAACACGATGCTCATCGGGATCATCGAGTCGCAGGACCTCCCGGCGCTGATCCTCGCGAACAAGACGGACCTTCCCGGAGCGGACGTCCAGCAGATCGCCAACGCCTTCCCGCAACACGAGACGATTCCGCTCTCGGCGCTCGAAGGCGACAACATGGACGAAGTGTACACGAAGATCGCGGAGTACTTCGGCTGA
- a CDS encoding DUF2073 domain-containing protein: protein MPGPTPNVDGDASPDDPDDGVRIDMISGARMEGLTGMEKIRLILDGVRDGNIVILEEGLSPDEESKLIEVTMTEISPDDFTGIEIETYPKAETSDQSFLDKLMGRKSAQKLTVIGPANRIETLHKDENLISTLVSRK, encoded by the coding sequence ATGCCCGGACCGACCCCCAACGTCGACGGCGACGCGTCGCCCGACGACCCCGACGACGGCGTCCGGATCGACATGATAAGCGGCGCCCGGATGGAGGGGCTCACCGGCATGGAGAAGATCCGCCTCATCCTCGACGGCGTCCGCGACGGGAACATCGTGATCTTAGAGGAGGGGCTCTCCCCCGACGAGGAGTCGAAGCTGATCGAGGTGACGATGACCGAGATCAGCCCGGACGACTTCACCGGGATCGAGATCGAGACGTACCCGAAGGCGGAGACGTCTGACCAGAGCTTTCTCGACAAGCTGATGGGGCGGAAGTCCGCGCAGAAGCTCACCGTCATCGGACCCGCCAACCGGATCGAGACGCTGCACAAAGACGAGAACCTCATCAGCACGCTCGTCTCCCGTAAATAG
- a CDS encoding Zn-ribbon domain-containing protein: MPHQCTTCGRTFPDGSKEMLSGCPDCGGNKFQFKPAGATTDDGPTTDDGPTTDDGLTTDEDPTTDEQSAPPERQTSDPTERSSPTPDDRPPRSDDIDSTAPDTSSSVDADSPTSDADPTDPDEPADPDEPTESVDDSTAGTEHVRERSEEDVAQASARSDVVSPDELDRASHPVDSESDADARESADPDGPRPDINELRDELNEQFESIRIVSPGKYELNLMELYDRQEYIISLQEDGRYVIEMPDAWGIQDE; encoded by the coding sequence ATGCCTCACCAGTGTACCACCTGCGGCCGGACGTTTCCCGACGGCTCGAAGGAGATGCTCTCGGGCTGCCCGGACTGCGGTGGGAACAAGTTCCAGTTCAAGCCCGCGGGCGCGACGACAGACGACGGACCGACGACGGACGACGGACCGACGACGGACGACGGACTGACGACGGACGAAGACCCGACAACTGACGAACAGTCGGCGCCGCCCGAACGACAGACGTCGGATCCGACGGAGCGGTCCTCTCCGACACCGGACGATCGCCCTCCCCGAAGCGACGACATCGATTCGACCGCTCCCGACACGTCTTCCAGTGTCGACGCTGACTCACCGACCTCTGACGCTGACCCGACCGACCCGGACGAACCGGCTGACCCGGACGAACCGACCGAATCGGTCGACGATTCGACGGCCGGAACCGAACACGTCCGCGAACGCAGCGAAGAGGATGTCGCGCAGGCGAGCGCGCGATCCGACGTCGTCTCGCCGGACGAGCTCGACCGAGCGAGCCACCCCGTCGACTCCGAATCCGACGCGGACGCTCGGGAGTCCGCCGACCCGGACGGCCCTCGTCCCGACATCAACGAACTCCGAGACGAGCTCAACGAGCAGTTCGAGAGCATCCGGATCGTGAGCCCGGGCAAGTACGAGCTCAACCTGATGGAGCTGTACGACCGACAGGAGTACATCATCTCGCTGCAGGAGGACGGGCGCTACGTCATCGAGATGCCCGACGCGTGGGGCATTCAGGACGAGTGA